The genomic window ATGGCGTCGCCACGAACAGCAGCACGGCACCCGCATACATTGGATGCCTCACGACACCATACACCCCGGTCGTCACAACGTGCTGATCGGTCTGCAATTCGACGGCGGCAGATGCAAAGCGATTTTGACGGAATACGAAGAAAATCAGGACGAACGTCGCCAGCATCAATAGGTCGCCCACGACAATCAACGTCACGGGTAC from Pirellulales bacterium includes these protein-coding regions:
- a CDS encoding isoprenylcysteine carboxylmethyltransferase family protein, translating into VPVTLIVVGDLLMLATFVLIFFVFRQNRFASAAVELQTDQHVVTTGVYGVVRHPMYAGAVLLFVATPLALASFWALIVSFLLIVIIVLRLIDEERYLRSDLAGYDDYCRQVRYGLVPLVW